From the Homo sapiens chromosome 1, GRCh38.p14 Primary Assembly genome, one window contains:
- the BTBD19 gene encoding BTB/POZ domain-containing protein 19 isoform 2 (isoform 2 is encoded by transcript variant 2) — translation MEPLGLVVHGKAEPFSAALRSLVNNPRYSDVCFVVGQERQEVFAHRCLLACRCNFFQRLLGTEPGPGVPSPVVLSTVPTEAFLAVLEFLYTNSVKLYRHSVPVSFPLLLTGSLPALPHTHSGLERNVCPHREKYVYLSQLCLQFVVKVLDVDLVCEALQVAVTFGLGQLQERCVAFIEAHSQEALRTRGFLELSAAALLPLLRSDKLCVDEAELVRAARSWARVGAAVLERPVAEVAAPVVKELRLALLAPAELSALEEQNRQEPLIPVEQIVEAWKCHALRRGDEARGAPCRRRRGTLPREHHRFLDLSFK, via the exons ATGGAGCCCTTGGGACTGGTCGTGCATGGGAAAGCTGAACCTTTTTCCGCAGCACTCCGAAGCCTTGTCAACAACCCGCGATACAG TGATGTTTGCTTCGTGGTTGGTCAAGAACGGCAGGAGGTATTTGCCCATCGGTGCTTGTTGGCCTGTAGATGCAACTTCTTCCAGCGACTTCTGGGCACAGAGCCAGGCCCCGGGGTGCCCAGTCCTGTGGTGCTAAGCACTGTGCCAACTGAGGCCTTCCTGGCAGTGCTGGAgttcctatataccaacagtgTCAAGCTGTACCGCCACTCT GTCCCTGTCTCATTTCCCTTGCTTCTCACGGGCTCACTTCCCGCCCTGCCTCACACACACTCTGGCCTGGAGAGGAACGTGTGCCCACACAGAGAGAAGTATGTATATCTCTCCCAA CTGTGCCTGCAGTTTGTGGTGAAGGTGCTGGATGTGGACTTGGTTTGTGAGGCCCTGCAG GTGGCCGTAACCTTTGGCCTGGGGCAGCTGCAGGAGCGCTGCGTGGCTTTCATAGAGGCCCACAGCCAG GAGGCCCTCCGGACCCGAGGCTTCCTGGAGCTGTCGGCGGCCGCGCTGCTGCCCCTGCTCCGCAGCGACAAGCTCTGCGTGGACGAGGCTGAACTGGTCCGCGCGGCCCGAAGCTGGGCGCGCGTGGGCGCG GCGGTGCTGGAGCGGCCGGTGGCTGAGGTGGCGGCCCCGGTGGTGAAAGAGCTGAGACTAGCCTTGCTGGCCCCGGCGGAGCTGAGCGCCCTGGAAGAGCAGAACCGGCAGGAACCACTCATCCCG GTGGAGCAGATTGTGGAGGCGTGGAAATGCCATGCCCTGCGGAGAGGGGATGAGGCCCGGGGCGCCCCGTGTCGCCGCCGGAGAGGCACCCTGCCCCGGGAGCATCACCGCTTTCTGGACCTGTCCTTCAAATGA
- the BTBD19 gene encoding BTB/POZ domain-containing protein 19 isoform X1, giving the protein MEPLGLVVHGKAEPFSAALRSLVNNPRYSDVCFVVGQERQEVFAHRCLLACRCNFFQRLLGTEPGPGVPSPVVLSTVPTEAFLAVLEFLYTNSVKLYRHSVSLLTRGLGGRGGGCQRQEFAHYTVGTGQGKLPSTPPTTHSTGAGSADSGCGVWAGGTERGGFLCQVPVSFPLLLTGSLPALPHTHSGLERNVCPHREKYVYLSQLCLQFVVKVLDVDLVCEALQVAVTFGLGQLQERCVAFIEAHSQEALRTRGFLELSAAALLPLLRSDKLCVDEAELVRAARSWARVGAAVLERPVAEVAAPVVKELRLALLAPAELSALEEQNRQEPLIPVGTRGTGPAPLSRGWSRLWRRGNAMPCGEGMRPGAPRVAAGEAPCPGSITAFWTCPSNDPTPGLAGSPRPAQLSLPQTTAPEVLGVRSGLPFPACPVSRAPEEPLSATRSPLCGIKPVWARWGRAGQGLGWASLRG; this is encoded by the exons ATGGAGCCCTTGGGACTGGTCGTGCATGGGAAAGCTGAACCTTTTTCCGCAGCACTCCGAAGCCTTGTCAACAACCCGCGATACAG TGATGTTTGCTTCGTGGTTGGTCAAGAACGGCAGGAGGTATTTGCCCATCGGTGCTTGTTGGCCTGTAGATGCAACTTCTTCCAGCGACTTCTGGGCACAGAGCCAGGCCCCGGGGTGCCCAGTCCTGTGGTGCTAAGCACTGTGCCAACTGAGGCCTTCCTGGCAGTGCTGGAgttcctatataccaacagtgTCAAGCTGTACCGCCACTCTGTGAGCCTGCTGACCAGGGGCCTGGGTGGGAGAGGTGGGGGGTGCCAGAGGCAGGAGTTTGCCCATTACACTGTGGGCACAGGGCAGGGGAAACTCCCTTCCACTCCCCCAACCACCCACTCTACAGGTGCTGGAAGTGCTGACAGCGGCTGTGGAGTATGGGCTGGAGGAACTGAGAGAGGTGGGTTTTTGTGCCAGGTCCCTGTCTCATTTCCCTTGCTTCTCACGGGCTCACTTCCCGCCCTGCCTCACACACACTCTGGCCTGGAGAGGAACGTGTGCCCACACAGAGAGAAGTATGTATATCTCTCCCAA CTGTGCCTGCAGTTTGTGGTGAAGGTGCTGGATGTGGACTTGGTTTGTGAGGCCCTGCAG GTGGCCGTAACCTTTGGCCTGGGGCAGCTGCAGGAGCGCTGCGTGGCTTTCATAGAGGCCCACAGCCAG GAGGCCCTCCGGACCCGAGGCTTCCTGGAGCTGTCGGCGGCCGCGCTGCTGCCCCTGCTCCGCAGCGACAAGCTCTGCGTGGACGAGGCTGAACTGGTCCGCGCGGCCCGAAGCTGGGCGCGCGTGGGCGCG GCGGTGCTGGAGCGGCCGGTGGCTGAGGTGGCGGCCCCGGTGGTGAAAGAGCTGAGACTAGCCTTGCTGGCCCCGGCGGAGCTGAGCGCCCTGGAAGAGCAGAACCGGCAGGAACCACTCATCCCGGTGGGGACGCGGGGAACCGGCCCAGCTCCACTCAGCAGGGG GTGGAGCAGATTGTGGAGGCGTGGAAATGCCATGCCCTGCGGAGAGGGGATGAGGCCCGGGGCGCCCCGTGTCGCCGCCGGAGAGGCACCCTGCCCCGGGAGCATCACCGCTTTCTGGACCTGTCCTTCAAATGATCCAACGCCGGGACTCGCAGGGAGCCCTCGACCCGCCCAGCTGAGCCTGCCCCAAACTACAGCTCCCGAAGTGCTCGGCGTTCGGAGCGGGCTTCCGTTCCCAGCGTGCCCAGTGAGCCGGGCGCCGGAAGAACCGTTGTCTGCCACGCGCAGCCCCTTGTGCGGGATCAAGCCCGTGTGGGCGAGGTGGGGTCGGGCCGGGCAGGGCTTGGGCTGGGCCTCCCTGAGGGGGTGA
- the BTBD19 gene encoding BTB/POZ domain-containing protein 19 isoform 3 (isoform 3 is encoded by transcript variant 3), whose product MEPLGLVVHGKAEPFSAALRSLVNNPRYSDVCFVVGQERQEVFAHRCLLACRCNFFQRLLGTEPGPGVPSPVVLSTVPTEAFLAVLEFLYTNSVKLYRHSVLEVLTAAVEYGLEELRELCLQFVVKVLDVDLVCEALQVAVTFGLGQLQERCVAFIEAHSQEALRTRGFLELSAAALLPLLRSDKLCVDEAELVRAARSWARVGAAVLERPVAEVAAPVVKELRLALLAPAELSALEEQNRQEPLIPVEQIVEAWKCHALRRGDEARGAPCRRRRGTLPREHHRFLDLSFK is encoded by the exons ATGGAGCCCTTGGGACTGGTCGTGCATGGGAAAGCTGAACCTTTTTCCGCAGCACTCCGAAGCCTTGTCAACAACCCGCGATACAG TGATGTTTGCTTCGTGGTTGGTCAAGAACGGCAGGAGGTATTTGCCCATCGGTGCTTGTTGGCCTGTAGATGCAACTTCTTCCAGCGACTTCTGGGCACAGAGCCAGGCCCCGGGGTGCCCAGTCCTGTGGTGCTAAGCACTGTGCCAACTGAGGCCTTCCTGGCAGTGCTGGAgttcctatataccaacagtgTCAAGCTGTACCGCCACTCT GTGCTGGAAGTGCTGACAGCGGCTGTGGAGTATGGGCTGGAGGAACTGAGAGAG CTGTGCCTGCAGTTTGTGGTGAAGGTGCTGGATGTGGACTTGGTTTGTGAGGCCCTGCAG GTGGCCGTAACCTTTGGCCTGGGGCAGCTGCAGGAGCGCTGCGTGGCTTTCATAGAGGCCCACAGCCAG GAGGCCCTCCGGACCCGAGGCTTCCTGGAGCTGTCGGCGGCCGCGCTGCTGCCCCTGCTCCGCAGCGACAAGCTCTGCGTGGACGAGGCTGAACTGGTCCGCGCGGCCCGAAGCTGGGCGCGCGTGGGCGCG GCGGTGCTGGAGCGGCCGGTGGCTGAGGTGGCGGCCCCGGTGGTGAAAGAGCTGAGACTAGCCTTGCTGGCCCCGGCGGAGCTGAGCGCCCTGGAAGAGCAGAACCGGCAGGAACCACTCATCCCG GTGGAGCAGATTGTGGAGGCGTGGAAATGCCATGCCCTGCGGAGAGGGGATGAGGCCCGGGGCGCCCCGTGTCGCCGCCGGAGAGGCACCCTGCCCCGGGAGCATCACCGCTTTCTGGACCTGTCCTTCAAATGA
- the BTBD19 gene encoding BTB/POZ domain-containing protein 19 isoform X3 encodes MEPLGLVVHGKAEPFSAALRSLVNNPRYSDVCFVVGQERQEVFAHRCLLACRCNFFQRLLGTEPGPGVPSPVVLSTVPTEAFLAVLEFLYTNSVKLYRHSVLEVLTAAVEYGLEELRELCLQFVVKVLDVDLVCEALQVAVTFGLGQLQERCVAFIEAHSQEALRTRGFLELSAAALLPLLRSDKLCVDEAELVRAARSWARVGAAVLERPVAEVAAPVVKELRLALLAPAELSALEEQNRQEPLIPVGTRGTGPAPLSRGWSRLWRRGNAMPCGEGMRPGAPRVAAGEAPCPGSITAFWTCPSNDPTPGLAGSPRPAQLSLPQTTAPEVLGVRSGLPFPACPVSRAPEEPLSATRSPLCGIKPVWARWGRAGQGLGWASLRG; translated from the exons ATGGAGCCCTTGGGACTGGTCGTGCATGGGAAAGCTGAACCTTTTTCCGCAGCACTCCGAAGCCTTGTCAACAACCCGCGATACAG TGATGTTTGCTTCGTGGTTGGTCAAGAACGGCAGGAGGTATTTGCCCATCGGTGCTTGTTGGCCTGTAGATGCAACTTCTTCCAGCGACTTCTGGGCACAGAGCCAGGCCCCGGGGTGCCCAGTCCTGTGGTGCTAAGCACTGTGCCAACTGAGGCCTTCCTGGCAGTGCTGGAgttcctatataccaacagtgTCAAGCTGTACCGCCACTCT GTGCTGGAAGTGCTGACAGCGGCTGTGGAGTATGGGCTGGAGGAACTGAGAGAG CTGTGCCTGCAGTTTGTGGTGAAGGTGCTGGATGTGGACTTGGTTTGTGAGGCCCTGCAG GTGGCCGTAACCTTTGGCCTGGGGCAGCTGCAGGAGCGCTGCGTGGCTTTCATAGAGGCCCACAGCCAG GAGGCCCTCCGGACCCGAGGCTTCCTGGAGCTGTCGGCGGCCGCGCTGCTGCCCCTGCTCCGCAGCGACAAGCTCTGCGTGGACGAGGCTGAACTGGTCCGCGCGGCCCGAAGCTGGGCGCGCGTGGGCGCG GCGGTGCTGGAGCGGCCGGTGGCTGAGGTGGCGGCCCCGGTGGTGAAAGAGCTGAGACTAGCCTTGCTGGCCCCGGCGGAGCTGAGCGCCCTGGAAGAGCAGAACCGGCAGGAACCACTCATCCCGGTGGGGACGCGGGGAACCGGCCCAGCTCCACTCAGCAGGGG GTGGAGCAGATTGTGGAGGCGTGGAAATGCCATGCCCTGCGGAGAGGGGATGAGGCCCGGGGCGCCCCGTGTCGCCGCCGGAGAGGCACCCTGCCCCGGGAGCATCACCGCTTTCTGGACCTGTCCTTCAAATGATCCAACGCCGGGACTCGCAGGGAGCCCTCGACCCGCCCAGCTGAGCCTGCCCCAAACTACAGCTCCCGAAGTGCTCGGCGTTCGGAGCGGGCTTCCGTTCCCAGCGTGCCCAGTGAGCCGGGCGCCGGAAGAACCGTTGTCTGCCACGCGCAGCCCCTTGTGCGGGATCAAGCCCGTGTGGGCGAGGTGGGGTCGGGCCGGGCAGGGCTTGGGCTGGGCCTCCCTGAGGGGGTGA
- the BTBD19 gene encoding BTB/POZ domain-containing protein 19 isoform X2, translating to MEPLGLVVHGKAEPFSAALRSLVNNPRYSDVCFVVGQERQEVFAHRCLLACRCNFFQRLLGTEPGPGVPSPVVLSTVPTEAFLAVLEFLYTNSVKLYRHSVLEVLTAAVEYGLEELRELCLQFVVKVLDVDLVCEALQHFWRPRRADQEVAVTFGLGQLQERCVAFIEAHSQEALRTRGFLELSAAALLPLLRSDKLCVDEAELVRAARSWARVGAAVLERPVAEVAAPVVKELRLALLAPAELSALEEQNRQEPLIPVGTRGTGPAPLSRGWSRLWRRGNAMPCGEGMRPGAPRVAAGEAPCPGSITAFWTCPSNDPTPGLAGSPRPAQLSLPQTTAPEVLGVRSGLPFPACPVSRAPEEPLSATRSPLCGIKPVWARWGRAGQGLGWASLRG from the exons ATGGAGCCCTTGGGACTGGTCGTGCATGGGAAAGCTGAACCTTTTTCCGCAGCACTCCGAAGCCTTGTCAACAACCCGCGATACAG TGATGTTTGCTTCGTGGTTGGTCAAGAACGGCAGGAGGTATTTGCCCATCGGTGCTTGTTGGCCTGTAGATGCAACTTCTTCCAGCGACTTCTGGGCACAGAGCCAGGCCCCGGGGTGCCCAGTCCTGTGGTGCTAAGCACTGTGCCAACTGAGGCCTTCCTGGCAGTGCTGGAgttcctatataccaacagtgTCAAGCTGTACCGCCACTCT GTGCTGGAAGTGCTGACAGCGGCTGTGGAGTATGGGCTGGAGGAACTGAGAGAG CTGTGCCTGCAGTTTGTGGTGAAGGTGCTGGATGTGGACTTGGTTTGTGAGGCCCTGCAG cacttttggaggccgaggcgggcggatcaagag GTGGCCGTAACCTTTGGCCTGGGGCAGCTGCAGGAGCGCTGCGTGGCTTTCATAGAGGCCCACAGCCAG GAGGCCCTCCGGACCCGAGGCTTCCTGGAGCTGTCGGCGGCCGCGCTGCTGCCCCTGCTCCGCAGCGACAAGCTCTGCGTGGACGAGGCTGAACTGGTCCGCGCGGCCCGAAGCTGGGCGCGCGTGGGCGCG GCGGTGCTGGAGCGGCCGGTGGCTGAGGTGGCGGCCCCGGTGGTGAAAGAGCTGAGACTAGCCTTGCTGGCCCCGGCGGAGCTGAGCGCCCTGGAAGAGCAGAACCGGCAGGAACCACTCATCCCGGTGGGGACGCGGGGAACCGGCCCAGCTCCACTCAGCAGGGG GTGGAGCAGATTGTGGAGGCGTGGAAATGCCATGCCCTGCGGAGAGGGGATGAGGCCCGGGGCGCCCCGTGTCGCCGCCGGAGAGGCACCCTGCCCCGGGAGCATCACCGCTTTCTGGACCTGTCCTTCAAATGATCCAACGCCGGGACTCGCAGGGAGCCCTCGACCCGCCCAGCTGAGCCTGCCCCAAACTACAGCTCCCGAAGTGCTCGGCGTTCGGAGCGGGCTTCCGTTCCCAGCGTGCCCAGTGAGCCGGGCGCCGGAAGAACCGTTGTCTGCCACGCGCAGCCCCTTGTGCGGGATCAAGCCCGTGTGGGCGAGGTGGGGTCGGGCCGGGCAGGGCTTGGGCTGGGCCTCCCTGAGGGGGTGA
- the BTBD19 gene encoding BTB/POZ domain-containing protein 19 isoform 5 (isoform 5 is encoded by transcript variant 5): MEPLGLVVHGKAEPFSAALRSLVNNPRYSDVCFVVGQERQEVFAHRCLLACRCNFFQRLLGTEPGPGVPSPVVLSTVPTEAFLAVLEFLYTNSVKLYRHSVAVTFGLGQLQERCVAFIEAHSQEALRTRGFLELSAAALLPLLRSDKLCVDEAELVRAARSWARVGAAVLERPVAEVAAPVVKELRLALLAPAELSALEEQNRQEPLIPVEQIVEAWKCHALRRGDEARGAPCRRRRGTLPREHHRFLDLSFK, from the exons ATGGAGCCCTTGGGACTGGTCGTGCATGGGAAAGCTGAACCTTTTTCCGCAGCACTCCGAAGCCTTGTCAACAACCCGCGATACAG TGATGTTTGCTTCGTGGTTGGTCAAGAACGGCAGGAGGTATTTGCCCATCGGTGCTTGTTGGCCTGTAGATGCAACTTCTTCCAGCGACTTCTGGGCACAGAGCCAGGCCCCGGGGTGCCCAGTCCTGTGGTGCTAAGCACTGTGCCAACTGAGGCCTTCCTGGCAGTGCTGGAgttcctatataccaacagtgTCAAGCTGTACCGCCACTCT GTGGCCGTAACCTTTGGCCTGGGGCAGCTGCAGGAGCGCTGCGTGGCTTTCATAGAGGCCCACAGCCAG GAGGCCCTCCGGACCCGAGGCTTCCTGGAGCTGTCGGCGGCCGCGCTGCTGCCCCTGCTCCGCAGCGACAAGCTCTGCGTGGACGAGGCTGAACTGGTCCGCGCGGCCCGAAGCTGGGCGCGCGTGGGCGCG GCGGTGCTGGAGCGGCCGGTGGCTGAGGTGGCGGCCCCGGTGGTGAAAGAGCTGAGACTAGCCTTGCTGGCCCCGGCGGAGCTGAGCGCCCTGGAAGAGCAGAACCGGCAGGAACCACTCATCCCG GTGGAGCAGATTGTGGAGGCGTGGAAATGCCATGCCCTGCGGAGAGGGGATGAGGCCCGGGGCGCCCCGTGTCGCCGCCGGAGAGGCACCCTGCCCCGGGAGCATCACCGCTTTCTGGACCTGTCCTTCAAATGA
- the BTBD19 gene encoding BTB/POZ domain-containing protein 19 isoform 1 (isoform 1 is encoded by transcript variant 1), with protein MEPLGLVVHGKAEPFSAALRSLVNNPRYSDVCFVVGQERQEVFAHRCLLACRCNFFQRLLGTEPGPGVPSPVVLSTVPTEAFLAVLEFLYTNSVKLYRHSVSLLTRGLGGRGGGCQRQEFAHYTVGTGQGKLPSTPPTTHSTGAGSADSGCGVWAGGTERGGFLCQVPVSFPLLLTGSLPALPHTHSGLERNVCPHREKYVYLSQLCLQFVVKVLDVDLVCEALQVAVTFGLGQLQERCVAFIEAHSQEALRTRGFLELSAAALLPLLRSDKLCVDEAELVRAARSWARVGAAVLERPVAEVAAPVVKELRLALLAPAELSALEEQNRQEPLIPVEQIVEAWKCHALRRGDEARGAPCRRRRGTLPREHHRFLDLSFK; from the exons ATGGAGCCCTTGGGACTGGTCGTGCATGGGAAAGCTGAACCTTTTTCCGCAGCACTCCGAAGCCTTGTCAACAACCCGCGATACAG TGATGTTTGCTTCGTGGTTGGTCAAGAACGGCAGGAGGTATTTGCCCATCGGTGCTTGTTGGCCTGTAGATGCAACTTCTTCCAGCGACTTCTGGGCACAGAGCCAGGCCCCGGGGTGCCCAGTCCTGTGGTGCTAAGCACTGTGCCAACTGAGGCCTTCCTGGCAGTGCTGGAgttcctatataccaacagtgTCAAGCTGTACCGCCACTCTGTGAGCCTGCTGACCAGGGGCCTGGGTGGGAGAGGTGGGGGGTGCCAGAGGCAGGAGTTTGCCCATTACACTGTGGGCACAGGGCAGGGGAAACTCCCTTCCACTCCCCCAACCACCCACTCTACAGGTGCTGGAAGTGCTGACAGCGGCTGTGGAGTATGGGCTGGAGGAACTGAGAGAGGTGGGTTTTTGTGCCAGGTCCCTGTCTCATTTCCCTTGCTTCTCACGGGCTCACTTCCCGCCCTGCCTCACACACACTCTGGCCTGGAGAGGAACGTGTGCCCACACAGAGAGAAGTATGTATATCTCTCCCAA CTGTGCCTGCAGTTTGTGGTGAAGGTGCTGGATGTGGACTTGGTTTGTGAGGCCCTGCAG GTGGCCGTAACCTTTGGCCTGGGGCAGCTGCAGGAGCGCTGCGTGGCTTTCATAGAGGCCCACAGCCAG GAGGCCCTCCGGACCCGAGGCTTCCTGGAGCTGTCGGCGGCCGCGCTGCTGCCCCTGCTCCGCAGCGACAAGCTCTGCGTGGACGAGGCTGAACTGGTCCGCGCGGCCCGAAGCTGGGCGCGCGTGGGCGCG GCGGTGCTGGAGCGGCCGGTGGCTGAGGTGGCGGCCCCGGTGGTGAAAGAGCTGAGACTAGCCTTGCTGGCCCCGGCGGAGCTGAGCGCCCTGGAAGAGCAGAACCGGCAGGAACCACTCATCCCG GTGGAGCAGATTGTGGAGGCGTGGAAATGCCATGCCCTGCGGAGAGGGGATGAGGCCCGGGGCGCCCCGTGTCGCCGCCGGAGAGGCACCCTGCCCCGGGAGCATCACCGCTTTCTGGACCTGTCCTTCAAATGA
- the BTBD19 gene encoding BTB/POZ domain-containing protein 19 isoform X4, whose product MEPLGLVVHGKAEPFSAALRSLVNNPRYSDVCFVVGQERQEVFAHRCLLACRCNFFQRLLGTEPGPGVPSPVVLSTVPTEAFLAVLEFLYTNSVKLYRHSVSLLTRGLGGRGGGCQRQEFAHYTVGTGQGKLPSTPPTTHSTGAGSADSGCGVWAGGTERAVPAVCGEGAGCGLGL is encoded by the exons ATGGAGCCCTTGGGACTGGTCGTGCATGGGAAAGCTGAACCTTTTTCCGCAGCACTCCGAAGCCTTGTCAACAACCCGCGATACAG TGATGTTTGCTTCGTGGTTGGTCAAGAACGGCAGGAGGTATTTGCCCATCGGTGCTTGTTGGCCTGTAGATGCAACTTCTTCCAGCGACTTCTGGGCACAGAGCCAGGCCCCGGGGTGCCCAGTCCTGTGGTGCTAAGCACTGTGCCAACTGAGGCCTTCCTGGCAGTGCTGGAgttcctatataccaacagtgTCAAGCTGTACCGCCACTCTGTGAGCCTGCTGACCAGGGGCCTGGGTGGGAGAGGTGGGGGGTGCCAGAGGCAGGAGTTTGCCCATTACACTGTGGGCACAGGGCAGGGGAAACTCCCTTCCACTCCCCCAACCACCCACTCTACAGGTGCTGGAAGTGCTGACAGCGGCTGTGGAGTATGGGCTGGAGGAACTGAGAGAG CTGTGCCTGCAGTTTGTGGTGAAGGTGCTGGATGTGGACTTGGTTTGTGA
- the BTBD19 gene encoding BTB/POZ domain-containing protein 19 isoform 4 (isoform 4 is encoded by transcript variant 4), translated as MGKLNLFPQHSEALSTTRDTGAGSADSGCGVWAGGTERGGFLCQVPVSFPLLLTGSLPALPHTHSGLERNVCPHREKYVYLSQLCLQFVVKVLDVDLVCEALQVAVTFGLGQLQERCVAFIEAHSQEALRTRGFLELSAAALLPLLRSDKLCVDEAELVRAARSWARVGAAVLERPVAEVAAPVVKELRLALLAPAELSALEEQNRQEPLIPVEQIVEAWKCHALRRGDEARGAPCRRRRGTLPREHHRFLDLSFK; from the exons ATGGGAAAGCTGAACCTTTTTCCGCAGCACTCCGAAGCCTTGTCAACAACCCGCGATACAG GTGCTGGAAGTGCTGACAGCGGCTGTGGAGTATGGGCTGGAGGAACTGAGAGAGGTGGGTTTTTGTGCCAGGTCCCTGTCTCATTTCCCTTGCTTCTCACGGGCTCACTTCCCGCCCTGCCTCACACACACTCTGGCCTGGAGAGGAACGTGTGCCCACACAGAGAGAAGTATGTATATCTCTCCCAA CTGTGCCTGCAGTTTGTGGTGAAGGTGCTGGATGTGGACTTGGTTTGTGAGGCCCTGCAG GTGGCCGTAACCTTTGGCCTGGGGCAGCTGCAGGAGCGCTGCGTGGCTTTCATAGAGGCCCACAGCCAG GAGGCCCTCCGGACCCGAGGCTTCCTGGAGCTGTCGGCGGCCGCGCTGCTGCCCCTGCTCCGCAGCGACAAGCTCTGCGTGGACGAGGCTGAACTGGTCCGCGCGGCCCGAAGCTGGGCGCGCGTGGGCGCG GCGGTGCTGGAGCGGCCGGTGGCTGAGGTGGCGGCCCCGGTGGTGAAAGAGCTGAGACTAGCCTTGCTGGCCCCGGCGGAGCTGAGCGCCCTGGAAGAGCAGAACCGGCAGGAACCACTCATCCCG GTGGAGCAGATTGTGGAGGCGTGGAAATGCCATGCCCTGCGGAGAGGGGATGAGGCCCGGGGCGCCCCGTGTCGCCGCCGGAGAGGCACCCTGCCCCGGGAGCATCACCGCTTTCTGGACCTGTCCTTCAAATGA